In the Flavobacterium pallidum genome, one interval contains:
- a CDS encoding BamA/TamA family outer membrane protein has protein sequence MKNLHKLIFEPTEVKKSNPIRKPRKRRYKAFEGKIIRTIEVTTYDPFGYSVADTTKRPKNWAEKAGNRFHIKSSQLAIKNILLIKRNRPLDTLLVRESERLVRSQRFVSSVLIDAEAIPGSPDSVDVYVRVLDSWSLIPRGSLSSTRTSIELEERNFLGSGHQFENKFTNRIEDGKNAYRMKYTVPNILNSFVKTTAIYQIDLDGYYGKSLNVERPFYSPYAKWAGGVYVDQQFRKDSLPDKNMNYASQNLKYNSQDYWVGHAIRIFNGNTEDERTTNLILAARALHVQFRESPHIAYDSINFFSGEKFYLGGIGISSRQFVEDKFLFNYGIVEDVPVGKIYGITGGYQFKNGIKRPYIGGRASYGNYFKFGYLSTNFEYGTFFNDGKAEQTAFSFQATYFTNLLESGKWKFRQFIKPQLILGTNRLNSIGDRLTINESSGFQGNYGAGSQGNNSAGIRGFNSAVYGTKKLVLGLQTQAYSPWNLWGFRLNPYFNYTAAMIGDDRVGLTKSKIYSTIGIGLIISNDYLVFSSFQLSLAYYPTIPGEGSNITKTNTFETEDFGLQDFELGKPRTIIYK, from the coding sequence ATGAAGAACCTCCACAAACTGATTTTCGAACCTACGGAAGTTAAAAAGTCAAATCCCATCCGCAAGCCGCGGAAGCGAAGATACAAAGCTTTTGAAGGGAAAATCATCCGAACCATTGAGGTTACGACCTATGATCCTTTCGGTTATTCAGTTGCTGACACTACCAAACGCCCGAAAAACTGGGCTGAGAAAGCGGGAAATCGTTTTCACATCAAGTCCAGCCAGCTCGCGATAAAAAATATCCTGTTGATTAAAAGGAACCGTCCGCTCGACACTTTACTCGTTCGGGAATCTGAGCGTCTGGTGCGTTCCCAAAGGTTTGTGAGCAGTGTACTGATTGACGCCGAAGCCATTCCTGGGAGTCCGGATTCGGTGGATGTATATGTGCGTGTCCTGGATTCATGGAGCCTTATTCCACGTGGTTCTTTGTCGAGTACACGAACTTCCATCGAACTCGAGGAACGTAATTTCCTTGGGTCAGGTCATCAGTTTGAAAACAAGTTTACCAATAGGATAGAAGATGGGAAGAATGCGTACCGGATGAAATACACCGTCCCAAACATCCTGAATTCTTTTGTAAAAACCACCGCCATTTACCAGATTGACCTTGATGGTTATTACGGCAAAAGCCTTAATGTAGAGCGGCCTTTTTATTCGCCCTACGCAAAGTGGGCCGGCGGAGTGTATGTTGACCAGCAGTTCCGCAAAGATTCGCTGCCGGATAAAAACATGAATTATGCCAGCCAGAACCTCAAATACAATTCACAGGATTACTGGGTTGGGCATGCCATCAGGATTTTTAATGGAAATACTGAAGATGAACGCACGACGAACCTGATCCTTGCCGCGCGGGCGTTGCATGTGCAATTCCGCGAAAGCCCTCATATCGCTTACGATTCGATTAATTTCTTTAGTGGTGAAAAGTTCTACCTGGGTGGCATCGGGATTTCATCAAGGCAGTTCGTTGAGGACAAATTCCTTTTTAATTATGGGATTGTTGAAGATGTACCTGTCGGGAAAATATATGGCATTACCGGCGGTTACCAATTTAAAAACGGGATTAAGAGGCCTTATATCGGCGGTAGGGCATCCTACGGCAATTACTTCAAGTTCGGGTACCTTAGTACGAATTTTGAATATGGTACTTTTTTTAATGATGGAAAAGCGGAACAGACGGCCTTTTCATTCCAGGCCACCTATTTCACAAACCTTCTTGAAAGCGGAAAGTGGAAGTTCAGGCAATTTATCAAACCGCAGCTTATCCTGGGTACCAACCGGCTGAACTCGATCGGGGACAGGCTTACGATTAATGAAAGCAGTGGTTTCCAGGGCAATTACGGCGCCGGTTCACAGGGCAATAACAGTGCTGGCATACGTGGGTTTAACAGTGCGGTGTATGGTACGAAAAAACTGGTGCTCGGGTTGCAGACACAGGCGTACTCTCCATGGAATCTCTGGGGTTTCCGCCTGAATCCGTATTTCAACTATACTGCGGCGATGATTGGCGATGACCGGGTGGGACTGACCAAAAGTAAAATATATTCCACCATCGGGATTGGGCTTATCATCAGCAATGATTACCTGGTGTTCAGTTCGTTCCAGCTGTCATTGGCCTATTATCCGACGATTCCGGGCGAGGGGAGCAATATTACCAAGACTAATACTTTTGAGACAGAGGATTTTGGGCTGCAGGATTTTGAGTTGGGAAAACCGCGGACGATTATTTATAAATAA
- a CDS encoding AI-2E family transporter: protein MTETIKFPFYARMALILVCLISVFYIFYVSKDIIVPVIFAFIFSILLRPVMQFFRKLHFPHVLAVIFTVLIFVLIVLGIVVFLSVQISDFTEDWGMIKKNFSIHLSHLQEYVRDHFEISRREQQEYIDSATKDTMKTGKAMLGNTLLSFTDTLMSLILVPIYMFLMLLYRTHFMKFLCKLFKSEHHAKLEEIITQIKVAVKGYINGLIIEMIIVSVLTTVGFMIIGVKYAILLGLLTGLLNLIPYIGILFAGFLSIVASLTGSPDLSVIVGVIVVNLIVQFIDNNILVPMIVSSKVEINAFISILGIIIGGAIAGIPGMFLAIPLIAIMKVICDRIDFLEPWGYLVGDDLPKTYQWRKMKFPLYTYENNATVHVAEEIKKPLFTVTSTVVKPVSEEENKPNTQSELP from the coding sequence ATGACAGAAACAATAAAATTCCCTTTTTATGCCCGTATGGCGCTCATTTTAGTGTGCCTCATTTCTGTGTTTTATATTTTTTATGTAAGTAAGGACATTATCGTACCGGTAATTTTCGCGTTTATATTTTCCATCTTATTGCGTCCTGTCATGCAATTTTTCAGGAAACTCCATTTTCCTCATGTGCTTGCGGTCATTTTCACGGTATTGATTTTTGTGCTTATCGTTTTGGGAATTGTCGTTTTTCTTTCCGTTCAGATCAGTGATTTTACAGAAGATTGGGGCATGATCAAGAAGAATTTTTCCATACACCTGTCACACCTTCAGGAGTATGTGCGCGATCACTTCGAAATCAGCCGGCGCGAACAGCAGGAATACATTGACAGTGCTACAAAAGACACCATGAAGACCGGGAAAGCCATGCTCGGCAACACCCTGCTGAGTTTTACCGATACGCTGATGAGCCTGATTCTCGTCCCTATCTACATGTTTCTCATGCTATTGTACCGTACGCATTTCATGAAATTCCTGTGCAAGCTTTTTAAATCAGAACATCATGCGAAACTGGAGGAAATCATCACCCAGATCAAAGTGGCCGTTAAAGGCTATATCAATGGGTTGATTATCGAAATGATTATCGTTTCTGTACTCACAACAGTGGGCTTTATGATTATTGGCGTAAAATATGCCATTCTCCTGGGCCTCCTTACTGGTTTATTGAACCTGATCCCATACATCGGGATTCTGTTTGCGGGATTCCTCAGTATTGTAGCGTCACTTACCGGTTCGCCGGACTTATCCGTTATTGTCGGGGTTATTGTGGTAAATCTTATCGTCCAGTTCATCGACAATAATATCCTGGTGCCGATGATTGTCAGTTCCAAAGTTGAAATCAATGCATTCATTTCCATACTGGGTATCATTATCGGCGGTGCCATTGCCGGAATTCCGGGAATGTTTCTTGCCATTCCGCTCATAGCCATCATGAAAGTCATCTGCGACCGCATTGATTTTCTCGAACCCTGGGGCTATCTTGTAGGCGATGACCTGCCTAAAACTTACCAATGGCGTAAAATGAAATTCCCATTATACACCTACGAAAACAACGCTACAGTACATGTCGCCGAAGAAATCAAGAAGCCGTTATTCACCGTAACATCGACTGTCGTCAAACCCGTTTCCGAAGAAGAAAATAAACCCAACACCCAATCTGAATTGCCATGA
- a CDS encoding Maf-like protein — MLRQKLKNYHIILASGSPRRQQFLRDLDIDFEIRLKDVEEVYPENLQENEITEFLSKLKSDAFEGELTPNDILITSDTIVWFEKKALGKPRNYDNAFQMLKSLSGKTHMVITSVSFRFQNKIDTITETTQVTFNTLTEDAIRYYLDHYKPFDKAGSYGIQEWIGFIGVSKIEGSYANVMGLPVDKVYQYLSALS; from the coding sequence ATGCTTAGGCAGAAGCTCAAAAATTACCATATTATCCTGGCTTCAGGTTCGCCGAGGAGGCAGCAATTCCTGCGTGACCTGGATATTGATTTTGAAATCAGGCTTAAAGACGTCGAGGAGGTTTATCCTGAAAACCTTCAGGAAAATGAGATTACGGAATTTCTTTCAAAATTGAAAAGCGATGCTTTCGAAGGCGAATTAACACCAAATGACATCCTGATCACCAGCGATACTATTGTGTGGTTTGAAAAGAAAGCTTTAGGCAAGCCAAGAAATTACGATAATGCTTTCCAAATGCTGAAATCGCTTTCCGGCAAGACGCACATGGTGATCACATCAGTAAGTTTTCGTTTTCAAAATAAAATCGATACGATTACCGAAACCACACAAGTGACGTTCAATACCTTAACCGAGGATGCCATCCGTTATTACCTCGACCATTATAAACCTTTTGATAAAGCCGGCTCATACGGAATCCAGGAATGGATAGGTTTTATCGGGGTTTCGAAAATTGAAGGCTCTTATGCCAACGTCATGGGGCTTCCTGTCGATAAAGTGTACCAATACCTTTCAGCACTTTCATAA
- a CDS encoding YtxH domain-containing protein, translating into MLEKENNQFINLNTTKMSTGKVVLGALAGLAAGAVLGILFAPDKGSATRGKIAKKGKDSVDGLKQKYTDVVDQISSRFESVKDRASDFYEEGKELASEAKSSATSAANAVK; encoded by the coding sequence TTGCTAGAAAAAGAAAATAATCAATTCATTAATTTAAATACAACTAAGATGAGTACAGGTAAAGTAGTTTTAGGAGCGCTGGCCGGATTGGCAGCAGGAGCAGTTTTGGGAATTTTGTTCGCACCGGACAAAGGTTCTGCCACACGCGGAAAAATCGCAAAAAAAGGGAAGGATTCCGTTGATGGCTTAAAGCAGAAATATACGGATGTAGTAGATCAGATTTCCTCTCGTTTTGAATCAGTAAAAGACCGTGCTTCTGATTTTTATGAAGAAGGAAAAGAATTGGCATCTGAAGCAAAATCAAGTGCGACCAGTGCTGCCAACGCAGTAAAATAA
- a CDS encoding porin family protein, whose product MKKKTALLFLFANLALFKVAAQQTTTTVDDNRESVRFGVKAGINLSNVYDEQNNDFVADNKVGFAAGAFVAIPIGKVIGFQPEVMYSEKGFKVSGSFLGNDYEYKRTNTYIDIPLQLQFKASPVFSILAGPQFSYLIQTKNNFNDGDFTNEQEEDINGQNYKKNIFGFTVGADFTISNLVISARGAWDISKTDSDGDSSDVNYKNQVLQLTVGYMF is encoded by the coding sequence ATGAAAAAGAAAACAGCCCTTTTATTTTTATTTGCCAATCTTGCCTTATTCAAGGTAGCAGCGCAGCAAACGACGACCACAGTTGATGACAACCGCGAATCCGTACGCTTTGGGGTCAAAGCAGGTATCAACCTTTCAAACGTTTATGATGAACAGAACAACGATTTTGTAGCCGATAATAAAGTCGGGTTTGCTGCAGGAGCCTTTGTCGCTATCCCGATTGGGAAAGTAATCGGTTTCCAGCCTGAGGTCATGTATTCTGAAAAAGGTTTCAAAGTTTCAGGATCGTTTTTGGGCAATGATTATGAATACAAAAGGACCAACACTTACATTGATATCCCTTTGCAATTGCAATTTAAAGCGAGCCCTGTGTTTTCAATACTTGCCGGTCCGCAATTCTCTTACCTGATCCAGACTAAGAACAACTTCAACGACGGTGATTTCACCAACGAGCAGGAAGAGGACATCAACGGGCAGAATTACAAGAAGAACATCTTCGGATTTACGGTCGGTGCCGACTTCACCATCAGTAACCTCGTCATCTCAGCCCGTGGTGCGTGGGATATCAGTAAGACAGACAGCGATGGCGATTCATCCGATGTCAATTATAAAAACCAGGTCTTGCAACTGACTGTAGGTTACATGTTTTAA
- a CDS encoding MlaE family ABC transporter permease, with protein MTKIIPIRKISHYARKKTIDVTDGTISNTNKFRKAAENTADAFLFILRVIRNTFSRGFEFREFIKQCFEIGNKSLPLISITGIIIGLVLTIQSRPVLVDFGAETMLPGMVAISIIREMGPVICALICAGKIGSGMGAEIGSMRVTEQIDAMEVSSTNPIRFLIVPRVLAATFMLPLLVLYADALGIFGSWAGANIKGDVSFVLFITQAFGDVAFMDFIPAFIKTFFFGAVIGFTGCYKGFNAGRGTESVGIAANSAVVMASLLVIIVDLIAVQITDML; from the coding sequence ATGACAAAAATTATACCTATCAGGAAAATTAGCCATTATGCAAGGAAGAAAACGATTGATGTAACCGATGGCACCATCAGCAACACGAACAAGTTCAGGAAAGCAGCCGAAAATACCGCTGATGCTTTTTTGTTCATACTCAGGGTCATCAGGAATACTTTTTCACGCGGATTCGAATTCCGTGAATTCATCAAGCAATGTTTTGAAATCGGCAATAAATCCCTACCGCTTATTTCGATAACCGGAATCATTATCGGTTTGGTTCTAACCATTCAGTCGCGTCCTGTATTGGTCGACTTCGGGGCAGAGACCATGCTCCCGGGCATGGTCGCCATTTCGATCATCCGTGAAATGGGCCCTGTAATCTGCGCGCTGATCTGCGCAGGGAAAATAGGGTCGGGTATGGGTGCCGAAATCGGGTCTATGCGTGTCACCGAGCAAATCGATGCCATGGAAGTTTCCTCCACAAATCCGATCCGTTTCCTGATCGTGCCGCGTGTACTGGCCGCAACATTCATGTTGCCATTATTGGTTTTATATGCCGATGCACTCGGAATCTTCGGGAGTTGGGCCGGAGCCAATATTAAAGGCGATGTGAGCTTTGTGCTTTTCATTACCCAGGCTTTTGGTGATGTGGCGTTCATGGATTTCATTCCCGCATTCATCAAGACCTTCTTTTTTGGTGCGGTGATCGGATTTACAGGATGTTATAAAGGATTTAACGCAGGACGGGGAACCGAGAGCGTGGGTATTGCCGCGAATTCTGCCGTAGTGATGGCATCGCTTCTGGTGATTATTGTCGATTTGATTGCAGTACAAATTACTGATATGTTATGA
- a CDS encoding geranylgeranylglycerol-phosphate geranylgeranyltransferase yields MKSFLKLIRIQNLIMIALMQFIFKYGCLDMRNVPTALNHWQFALLVLATVLIAAGGYIINNIVDQDTDHINRPSSVIAGKVISESTAYNIYAALNIAGVGIGFYLSNLIQKPGFSAIFIVISATLYLYATSFKRSFLIGNILVAAIASMSVIIVGIFELYPMTAHAITPEEQGTFAMYFEIFLDYALFSFLINLIREITKDAEDIEGDTAMGMNTLPIVLGLKMTRKILFTMTLIMVLGLLYYINIYYISNSLYAISAYMLVLVAGPLVYFMLKAFPAATAKDFHLLSNVLKLVLFFGILSILLLNINIRYA; encoded by the coding sequence ATGAAGTCGTTCCTGAAATTGATCCGTATCCAAAACCTTATAATGATTGCCCTGATGCAATTCATTTTTAAGTATGGCTGCCTGGACATGCGTAACGTACCTACTGCTTTGAATCACTGGCAATTTGCACTTTTGGTATTGGCAACTGTACTGATTGCCGCTGGCGGCTACATTATCAATAATATTGTCGATCAGGATACAGATCATATCAACAGACCCAGCAGTGTTATAGCGGGGAAAGTAATTTCGGAAAGCACTGCTTACAACATCTACGCAGCACTTAATATAGCAGGGGTAGGAATTGGATTCTACTTGTCAAACCTGATTCAAAAACCTGGGTTTTCGGCGATTTTTATTGTGATTTCTGCAACCCTTTACCTGTATGCAACAAGTTTTAAAAGAAGTTTTTTAATTGGGAATATCCTTGTTGCCGCCATTGCTTCTATGAGTGTTATCATTGTAGGGATTTTTGAATTATACCCGATGACTGCTCATGCCATTACGCCAGAAGAACAAGGTACTTTTGCCATGTATTTCGAGATATTCTTAGATTATGCCCTTTTCAGCTTCCTGATCAATCTTATCCGTGAAATCACTAAGGATGCAGAAGATATTGAAGGCGACACAGCGATGGGTATGAATACATTGCCCATTGTGCTGGGCTTGAAAATGACAAGAAAAATCCTGTTCACAATGACTTTGATCATGGTTTTGGGTTTGTTGTATTACATTAATATCTACTATATTTCCAACAGCCTCTATGCGATTTCCGCTTATATGCTGGTATTGGTTGCGGGTCCGCTGGTATATTTCATGCTTAAGGCTTTCCCAGCCGCAACAGCCAAAGACTTCCATCTGCTGAGCAATGTGCTCAAGCTTGTTTTGTTTTTCGGGATACTGTCTATCCTGTTACTTAATATCAACATCAGATATGCTTAG
- a CDS encoding MlaD family protein has translation MEATNNNYKVRLGIFIIVGIVLFFAAIFIIGKQKNLFDPVFTLTSNFRNVSGLQVGNTVRFSGINVGTVDNIRIINDSTVKVNMLIKKDVQRFIKTDAEAGIGSEGIIGDKVVVLSQGSFNSKIVKDGQLIASAEPVETDAIMKSLSVTADNAAVASEEIADILIKINKGEGTLGRLIQDKKMAENIDATLGNLKRSSKGLEENMEAAKHNFLLRGYFKKKEKAKKEAEEKAKKEAEKKKEAAAKKK, from the coding sequence ATGGAAGCAACCAACAACAATTATAAGGTACGCCTCGGAATTTTCATTATCGTCGGAATCGTATTGTTTTTCGCCGCAATCTTCATTATCGGAAAGCAGAAAAATCTGTTTGACCCTGTCTTTACGCTGACTTCTAATTTCAGGAACGTAAGCGGGCTCCAGGTGGGTAACACTGTGCGTTTTTCCGGAATCAATGTGGGTACTGTAGACAACATCCGTATCATAAACGATTCGACGGTGAAGGTCAATATGCTCATTAAGAAGGATGTACAGCGCTTTATCAAGACGGATGCCGAAGCAGGAATCGGTTCTGAAGGTATCATCGGCGATAAGGTTGTCGTGCTTTCACAAGGTAGTTTTAATTCAAAGATTGTAAAAGACGGCCAACTGATTGCCTCTGCTGAACCGGTTGAAACCGATGCTATTATGAAAAGCCTTTCAGTCACTGCAGACAATGCCGCTGTGGCTTCTGAAGAAATTGCAGATATCCTTATTAAAATCAATAAAGGTGAGGGCACGCTAGGCCGATTGATACAGGATAAGAAAATGGCGGAAAATATTGATGCTACTTTAGGGAACCTTAAACGAAGCAGCAAAGGACTGGAAGAAAACATGGAAGCTGCCAAACACAATTTCCTGTTGCGCGGTTATTTCAAGAAGAAAGAAAAGGCTAAGAAAGAAGCGGAAGAGAAAGCTAAAAAAGAAGCTGAGAAGAAGAAGGAAGCTGCTGCCAAGAAAAAATAG
- a CDS encoding ABC transporter ATP-binding protein — protein sequence MKNENPHTENVVEVRNLYKGFGDMQVLDDLSFELRRGENLVILGKSGTGKSVTIKCIVRLLTADSGSINVLGHDVNQLKEKELNEIRQKIGFLFQSGALYDSMTVRQNLEFPLRRIKKDLSETEIEAKVKEALENVGLPEAIDKMPSELSGGMRKRISLARTIIVDPEIMLYDEPTTGLDPVTSHEISLLINDIQQKYKTSSIVITHDIECARTTANRMIMLKEGRVYKEGKPQEFEQTDDELINSYFQSQNVKNLKTT from the coding sequence ATGAAAAACGAAAATCCACATACTGAAAACGTAGTTGAGGTCAGGAACCTGTACAAGGGTTTCGGTGACATGCAGGTACTCGACGATTTATCATTTGAGCTTCGCAGAGGTGAAAACCTTGTCATCCTGGGGAAATCCGGTACCGGAAAATCAGTCACCATCAAATGCATTGTGCGTTTGCTCACGGCTGATTCCGGCAGCATTAATGTTTTAGGCCATGATGTCAATCAGCTTAAAGAAAAAGAGCTGAATGAAATCCGTCAGAAAATCGGTTTCCTGTTCCAAAGCGGTGCCTTGTACGACTCGATGACGGTAAGGCAGAATCTCGAGTTTCCTTTACGCAGGATTAAGAAGGATTTGTCAGAAACCGAAATCGAAGCCAAAGTAAAAGAAGCACTGGAAAACGTGGGGCTTCCTGAAGCTATTGATAAAATGCCGTCGGAACTTTCAGGCGGGATGCGCAAAAGGATCAGCCTGGCCAGGACCATTATCGTCGATCCGGAAATCATGTTGTATGATGAGCCTACTACGGGTCTCGATCCGGTAACATCACATGAAATCAGTTTGCTGATCAATGACATCCAGCAGAAATATAAAACATCTTCGATCGTCATTACGCACGATATCGAGTGTGCCAGGACAACCGCCAACCGGATGATTATGCTAAAGGAAGGCAGGGTTTACAAAGAAGGGAAACCGCAGGAGTTTGAGCAAACCGATGATGAGCTGATCAATTCCTATTTCCAAAGTCAAAACGTCAAAAATCTAAAAACAACATAA
- a CDS encoding KUP/HAK/KT family potassium transporter: MSSHKSHLNKLTLGGLLITLGIIYGDIGTSPLYVMKAIVGDDPIAADVVLGGISCIFWTLTLQTTIKYVIITLNADNNGEGGIFALYALVRRTKVKWLIVPAVIGGSALLADGIITPPISVSSAVEGLKTFYPELDTVPYVIAILIILFSIQQFGTNLVGKFFAPLMLIWFSMLAVLGISQIYGHIEIFKALNPYYAYELLVEHPSGIFLLGAVFLCTTGAEALYSDMGHCGRKNIRVSWIFVKTTLVLNYVGQGAYLIGHEGQKLENLGRGNNGNPFYLIMPDWFQPFGITIATMAAVIASQALISGSFTLINEAMRLSFWPKVRIKYPSDHKGQLYIPSINWLLLAGCIMVVWHFQESSKMEAAYGLSIVLCMIMTTILLNYFMIMKRVKWYFIGAIVTLYLAIEFAFLFANIQKFREGGYVTVFIALALIGIMATWYRAKKISKNYTKMVKIENYKKVLNELSSDLTIPKYATHLVYMTNSARTDEIEEKVLYSILQKRPKRADLYWFIHVNILNEPYKTEYKVTEIIKDDLIRIDFNLGFREPTKINIMFKEVVKDLVKNGEVDITSRYDSLSRNNIIGDFKFVLSEKFLSNDSEMRWDEKIIMNTYFFFKKLSLSEEKAFGLDSSSVKIEKFPMVLHPPESICMKRVQNQ, from the coding sequence ATGAGCTCACATAAAAGCCACCTTAATAAACTCACATTAGGTGGATTACTGATCACTTTAGGAATCATCTATGGTGATATTGGAACTTCCCCACTTTACGTAATGAAGGCCATAGTCGGTGATGATCCAATCGCTGCCGATGTGGTATTGGGCGGGATTTCATGTATCTTTTGGACACTCACGCTACAGACCACGATTAAATATGTAATCATCACGCTGAACGCAGATAATAATGGGGAAGGTGGGATATTTGCGCTGTATGCACTGGTAAGGCGGACCAAAGTGAAATGGCTTATCGTGCCCGCTGTGATCGGGGGAAGTGCTTTACTCGCCGACGGCATTATTACGCCGCCCATTTCAGTTTCTTCGGCAGTTGAAGGATTAAAGACATTTTATCCTGAATTGGATACCGTTCCATATGTCATTGCGATCCTGATCATCCTATTTTCAATCCAGCAGTTTGGAACCAATCTCGTCGGGAAATTCTTTGCCCCTTTGATGCTCATTTGGTTTTCAATGCTGGCTGTATTGGGTATTTCACAGATATATGGGCATATTGAAATTTTCAAAGCGCTGAATCCTTATTATGCTTATGAGTTACTGGTGGAGCATCCAAGCGGAATATTTTTACTGGGTGCCGTATTCCTTTGTACTACCGGGGCTGAAGCGCTTTATTCTGATATGGGGCATTGCGGCAGGAAAAACATAAGGGTGAGCTGGATTTTTGTAAAAACGACACTCGTGCTCAATTATGTTGGGCAGGGTGCCTACCTGATCGGACATGAGGGGCAAAAACTGGAAAACCTCGGTCGTGGTAACAATGGCAATCCATTCTACCTCATTATGCCGGATTGGTTCCAGCCTTTTGGGATTACCATAGCCACGATGGCTGCGGTAATTGCGTCACAGGCGCTAATCAGCGGTTCTTTTACATTAATCAATGAAGCGATGCGCCTTAGTTTCTGGCCTAAAGTGCGTATCAAATATCCATCGGACCATAAAGGCCAGCTTTACATACCGTCAATCAACTGGTTGCTTTTGGCAGGATGTATTATGGTCGTCTGGCATTTCCAGGAGTCTAGCAAAATGGAGGCAGCATATGGACTTTCCATTGTCCTTTGCATGATCATGACCACCATCCTGCTGAACTATTTTATGATTATGAAAAGGGTGAAATGGTATTTCATCGGTGCCATAGTTACCTTATATCTTGCCATCGAGTTTGCTTTTCTTTTTGCCAACATCCAGAAATTCCGTGAAGGAGGATACGTTACGGTATTTATCGCATTGGCACTCATTGGCATCATGGCCACCTGGTACCGCGCCAAGAAGATCAGTAAGAATTATACCAAGATGGTCAAGATTGAGAATTACAAGAAAGTGCTCAATGAATTAAGTTCAGATTTGACGATTCCTAAATATGCCACGCATCTGGTATACATGACGAATTCTGCAAGGACGGATGAAATTGAGGAAAAGGTACTATATTCAATTTTACAGAAACGGCCTAAACGTGCTGATTTATATTGGTTTATACATGTGAATATCCTCAACGAACCTTATAAGACAGAATATAAAGTTACTGAAATCATTAAGGATGATTTGATCAGGATTGATTTTAATCTTGGTTTCCGTGAACCGACAAAAATCAACATCATGTTCAAGGAAGTCGTGAAGGATTTGGTGAAAAATGGCGAAGTTGACATCACCAGCCGTTACGATTCATTGAGCCGTAACAATATCATCGGTGATTTCAAATTTGTATTGTCCGAGAAATTCCTATCCAATGACAGCGAAATGCGTTGGGATGAGAAAATCATCATGAATACCTATTTCTTTTTCAAGAAACTGAGTTTATCAGAAGAAAAAGCCTTTGGGCTGGACAGCAGTTCCGTGAAAATCGAGAAATTCCCGATGGTGCTTCATCCACCGGAAAGTATTTGCATGAAACGTGTTCAAAATCAGTAA